The Methanobacterium lacus genome includes a region encoding these proteins:
- a CDS encoding universal stress protein, with translation MFQKILVPINPIEDQDLLVKTAYNLGIERDSEVKFVYFGDDPKAISQLEFYIEKCTQKGLNASYYFEKFVGTKEEIPEKIAKISEEYDLVIMGHLKYDKIYRFVHQSTASDLINLVTIPVMIIPDSGECHLILD, from the coding sequence ATGTTTCAAAAGATATTGGTTCCAATAAATCCCATTGAAGATCAAGACTTGCTGGTTAAAACAGCTTACAACTTAGGAATCGAACGTGACTCTGAAGTGAAATTTGTCTACTTTGGAGATGATCCTAAAGCAATATCTCAATTAGAATTCTACATAGAAAAATGCACTCAAAAAGGTTTGAATGCCAGTTACTACTTCGAAAAATTTGTTGGTACCAAGGAAGAAATTCCTGAAAAAATTGCTAAAATCTCTGAAGAGTACGATCTGGTGATAATGGGCCATCTAAAATATGATAAGATCTACAGATTCGTTCATCAAAGTACAGCTTCAGATCTGATCAACCTGGTAACCATTCCTGTCATGATAATACCGGACAGTGGAGAATGTCACTTAATTTTGGATTGA
- a CDS encoding MutS-related protein, producing the protein MDLRDIKGIGERQADKILSSFGGEKEFYRAVKHYEVDKLTNIEGVSQRKAIEIINALLGNQTKEFLKTDNSRLIYDDIIERILRFSSTNYSRNRILLMSPLKDEASIMENVEFVMAAKEFVSTLPVDELKTLLKKINTLEEAKPKYDPSSAILVETREDYHQLIESGLNSYSSIITGEELETPEDYEFIVYVYNQGLIEIESENMAMVTSNAEQFEIVPDTVLAYYKKNYDVIKNSHKIKQILQKESVLGDVIKIIDSLEPKELDESIFDHAVEEAKKDADLKLKNAIKQVDLNGDEVLDLLNEGMPKKLQQIFDEVMNQARATVKEQTGCVFDPFIQKYPVEIDTKELERIKKQEAARKYVKIFEENVTAATTLSKMKDIVKKEIHDILLFDYEFTLGCFAYYYQLNPPIIGEGFSFKEGIHLKLALENSEDTQMIDYSLQSPDNVVLLTGANSGGKTTLLETLAQICIMSQMGLPVRAKNATVKIVDELYFFSKKRSLDAGAFESFLRTFMPIVTRETDKLILLDELEAITELEASVKIISSFMDFIGNSDSLAIIVTHMATEILKYTDVRVDGIEAKGLDENYNLIVDRTPRMNYFARSTPELILRKMYEKSDPKLKDIYRQVLEKF; encoded by the coding sequence TTGGATCTAAGAGATATAAAAGGTATTGGCGAGCGTCAGGCGGATAAAATCCTTTCAAGTTTTGGTGGAGAAAAGGAGTTTTACAGGGCAGTTAAACATTACGAGGTAGACAAATTAACCAATATTGAAGGTGTTAGTCAAAGAAAGGCCATTGAAATAATAAACGCCCTTCTTGGTAATCAAACCAAAGAATTTTTAAAAACTGATAATTCCCGTCTTATCTATGATGACATAATAGAACGAATACTAAGATTTTCCAGTACCAATTACAGTAGAAACAGAATTCTTTTAATGAGCCCGCTTAAAGATGAAGCTAGCATCATGGAAAATGTTGAATTTGTAATGGCTGCCAAGGAATTTGTAAGCACACTGCCTGTAGATGAATTGAAAACACTACTTAAAAAGATCAACACATTAGAAGAAGCAAAACCCAAATACGATCCATCAAGTGCCATCTTGGTAGAAACCCGTGAAGACTACCATCAACTCATAGAATCTGGACTCAACAGTTACAGTTCAATAATAACAGGAGAAGAACTTGAAACCCCCGAAGACTATGAATTCATTGTGTATGTGTACAACCAGGGTTTGATTGAAATTGAATCTGAAAACATGGCCATGGTAACCAGTAACGCTGAACAATTTGAAATAGTTCCAGATACTGTTCTAGCATACTACAAAAAAAATTACGATGTAATAAAAAATTCACATAAAATTAAACAGATCCTCCAAAAAGAATCCGTGCTTGGTGATGTGATAAAGATCATAGACTCATTAGAACCTAAAGAACTTGATGAATCCATATTTGACCATGCAGTTGAAGAAGCTAAGAAAGACGCAGATTTAAAACTTAAAAATGCCATTAAACAAGTGGATCTAAATGGCGATGAAGTTCTTGATCTGTTGAATGAAGGTATGCCCAAAAAATTACAGCAAATATTTGACGAGGTAATGAACCAGGCCAGGGCAACTGTTAAAGAACAGACTGGATGTGTTTTCGATCCTTTCATACAAAAGTATCCAGTAGAAATTGATACAAAGGAACTTGAACGAATAAAAAAACAGGAAGCTGCCAGGAAGTATGTGAAAATATTTGAAGAAAATGTTACGGCAGCCACCACACTATCAAAAATGAAGGACATCGTGAAAAAAGAAATACATGACATATTACTGTTTGATTATGAATTTACCCTTGGATGCTTTGCATATTACTACCAACTAAACCCCCCTATAATTGGGGAAGGATTTAGTTTCAAAGAAGGAATACACCTTAAATTAGCACTAGAAAATAGTGAAGATACACAAATGATAGATTACTCCCTTCAATCTCCAGATAACGTTGTTCTATTAACTGGAGCCAACAGTGGAGGTAAAACAACCCTTCTTGAAACCTTGGCACAAATATGCATCATGTCCCAAATGGGTTTACCTGTGAGGGCAAAAAATGCAACTGTAAAAATTGTTGACGAACTTTACTTCTTTTCAAAAAAACGTTCCCTAGACGCAGGAGCATTTGAATCATTTTTAAGAACATTCATGCCAATTGTAACTCGAGAAACCGATAAATTAATCCTACTTGATGAACTCGAAGCAATAACCGAACTTGAAGCTTCCGTTAAAATTATATCTAGCTTCATGGATTTCATAGGAAATTCAGATTCTCTGGCAATCATAGTAACACACATGGCCACAGAAATTTTGAAGTACACGGATGTGCGTGTAGATGGTATTGAAGCCAAAGGATTGGACGAAAATTACAATTTGATAGTAGATAGAACACCCCGAATGAACTACTTTGCAAGGAGTACACCGGAATTGATTCTCAGAAAGATGTACGAAAAATCTGATCCTAAGCTAAAGGATATCTACAGACAAGTGTTAGAGAAATTCTGA
- a CDS encoding sulfite exporter TauE/SafE family protein: MDILLYIIALIITGAMVGFASGLLGVGGGFIMVPVQFFLLTSIGVDPTIAIRVAFGTSLAVILPTAISGTIGHKRRNAVLVRPTILMGISGVLASFAGGTLATNIPGDYLKLAFGVLVFLAAVWMLVAKYPDNDTKPKEGVIPYILIGLFAGSLSGLLGIGGGIVLVPILVFLMNFNLRTAIGTSTAVLVFTAIGGVVSYIINGINVPGIPPYSIGYINLVQLVLLACISTPVAQLGVRVSHNIPEKQLKYIYIVVMIYISLKMMGLA; the protein is encoded by the coding sequence ATGGATATACTACTCTATATTATCGCTTTAATAATCACCGGGGCCATGGTAGGATTTGCATCAGGACTTCTTGGTGTTGGTGGCGGTTTTATAATGGTTCCGGTACAGTTTTTTCTTTTAACTTCCATCGGGGTGGATCCCACCATAGCAATTAGGGTAGCGTTTGGAACGAGTCTGGCTGTTATTCTTCCAACGGCAATAAGTGGAACAATTGGTCATAAAAGAAGAAACGCAGTTTTGGTCCGTCCAACAATTCTCATGGGAATCTCTGGAGTATTAGCTTCATTTGCAGGTGGAACGCTTGCCACAAACATACCTGGAGATTATTTGAAGCTAGCATTTGGGGTGTTGGTATTTTTAGCAGCGGTATGGATGTTAGTTGCAAAATATCCAGATAATGATACAAAACCCAAAGAAGGAGTTATTCCCTACATTCTCATAGGATTATTTGCAGGCAGTTTATCAGGACTCCTGGGAATTGGAGGTGGAATTGTACTGGTACCCATACTCGTATTTTTAATGAATTTCAACCTTCGAACAGCGATAGGTACATCCACAGCAGTTTTGGTATTTACAGCAATAGGTGGAGTTGTTTCATACATTATAAATGGTATAAATGTGCCAGGTATTCCCCCATATTCCATCGGATACATAAATCTGGTTCAACTGGTTCTACTTGCATGTATCAGCACCCCAGTGGCACAACTAGGGGTAAGAGTATCTCATAATATCCCTGAAAAACAGTTGAAATATATCTACATCGTGGTGATGATTTATATCTCACTTAAAATGATGGGATTAGCATAA